The genomic DNA GGCGAAGACACAGTCGGTGACCTCGGCGTGCGCGCCCTGAGACACGACCAGCGCGTCCTCGCCCGCCGCCTGGAACCGGGTGCCGCGCAGCACGGCGCGGGCCCCCTGCAACGTCGCCTTGCCGACGGCCAGTTCACCGCCCATCACGGTGATCTCGCTGCCGGCCGAGGCGGTCAGGGCGGCCGCTCCGTCGCGGCCTTCGAGCCGGCAGTCGCGCAGCAGCAGCCGGCCGAAGACCGCGACCGTCGCGGTGCCGCGGCCCACGACCGCCAGGCCCGTGACCACCGCACTGCCGGTCACGTCGAGCACGTTCGCCCCGGCGACGGCCGGTTCGACGACCACGGTCCCCGGGCCCCGCGCGGCACAGAGTTCGACCTCACCCTTGAGGGACAGCGGCTCGGGGTAGCGGCCCGGCTCGACCATCACCCGCAGCGGCCCCGGGCCGGTGTGTGCGCGCAGCGCGGCGGCGATGGTGCGGTGGCCGCTGTCGCCGGTGGGCGAGACACGCAGCACACGCAGCTCGCCGGGGGCCGCGGAGCGGGTCCCGGACGGCGGGGCGGACGGCGGGTCGGCGGGCGGTACGGCGGCGTCGAGAGCGGGCGCGGACCAGCGCTGGGCGCCGTCGCCGTCCCGGGCCGGCCCGGCGACCCGCACCCCGAACGTGTGCAGCGCGTGGGCGAGTTGCCCGGGGTGGACGGCCAGTCCGAGGGCCTCGCCCGGCACACCGGCGAGTACCGGGACGATCCGCAGCGTGCCGTCGGGGGCGGCCCGGAAGCAGTCCCGCGGCGGTGCGGCGCCCGGCTCGGGGACGAGCGGGCGCGCGAGCAGGGCCCAGCGGTGCTGCCGCCCGCGTGCGCCCTCCGGGGCGGAGCCGATCTCCAGCGACTCCACCGCGCTCCAGGGCAGGGCACGGTCCGTGCCGCCGGCGTGCAGCCGCAGCCCTCCCGCGTCCAGGTGCAGCGCGCAGCGCCGGGCGAGGAGGTGGTCGAGCGCGAGGAGCGCGGGCAGCACCACGGCAGGGGCGGCGAGTCCGGCGCCGAGGTAGGCCCAGTGCAGGCCCGGGCCCGGCCGGGTAGCGGCGAACCGGAGGTAGCCGTAGCAACAGGCGAGCCAGACGGCGACCGACAGCCGTCCGCCGTAGCCCGCCGCCCTGCGGGTCAGCGGTGAACGCAGGCGGCCCGGGATGCGGTACTCACTGCCGGTGGCCACCGCGGAGGTGGTTGCCGGGGGCAGTCCGGTACGGCGCCAGCGGGGGCCCGCGTGGGTGTCGAGCGCGAGGTCCAGCTCGCGGGGCTCGACGGCCAGCGGGCGCAGGTCGACGCTCACACAGCGCCAGCCCGCGTCCCAGCGGGGCGTCAACTCCACTGTCCGCAGCAGGAGTCCGGCCGGCCCGGTGATCCGGCGACGCGGGCCCGGAGCGGTCGCGGGCGCGGTCAGGGGTGAGGGCGTGGGCGGGGTCGTAGGTGCGGTGGCAGGTGCGGTGGCAGGTGGGGTCGTACGTAGGAGCAGCTGCTCCGGGAAACGGTGGCCGGTGCGCAGGATGCGCCGGTCCACGGCCGGGACCACGCACAGCCAGTCGAGTTCCGGCCAGGACCACCGCAGCCGGCGCAGCGGCCCGTGCCACTCGATGCCGTCGATGTCCACCGTGAGCGCGACCGGCCACAGAGAGGTCAGCAGGAGCCGCACACAGACGACGGCGAGGACGGCTCCGCCCAGGACGCACTCGGCCACCACCGGCACGGGGGCCCGCACGGCGTGTACGGCATCCGCGGACACCCAGCACACCACGGCGCCGACGCCCGCACCCGAGGCCGCCCACAACCGTTTGCGGACCGTCCGCCGGTCCCGGTGAAAGGTGGTGCGGGCCGCGGCGGGACGCCGCACCGGCCGGCGGGGCGCGGGCAGGGGTGTGCCGTCGGTGGGCGCGGCGTCGTCGCCGCTCCCGGTGTCATGCCGGACGTCCACCCGTACCCCCCGTGTCGATGTCCCGGCTGTCGAGTGCCTCGTCCCCACGGGTGCACTTCGACCAACCCAGGACCAGCGTAAAGGATGGGACTACCATGAGTGATGTGTCGTCACACGAGGATCACGACCGTCAACTGGCGCTTCTCTGCCAGCAGTTGGCGCGGCTGCGCAGGATGCACCGGGGGCCGGTCGGCGCGTCGGGGCGGCTGGTGATCGACCGTGCGGTCCGGGCCGCCCGCGAGGGCGGGCCGATCGGCGAACACCTCGAAGCCCTGGGCCTGCTGCCCGGGCGCACGGCGGACGAGGCGGACGAGGGTGCGCCGCGGGGCACCACCCTCCCGCCCCGGGTGACGGACGGCGCCCCGCACGCCCTGCTCGGCCAGCACGTCTGCCCGCGCGGGGTCTGTACGCGGCGGGAGCAGCGGGCGGTCGGCGAGGAGCGTCCGGTGTGCGAGATCTTCGACCTGGCGCTGCGCTTCGACCCCGAGAGGTGAACGGGCCTACATGCTCTCCGGATTCGTCACCGATGTCGGCCGGAAACTGGCGGAACGCTGGGCCGCCACGCTCGTCCTGCCCGGCCTGTTGTTCACGACCGTCGCGGCCGTCGCCCTGACCCTGCGCCAGAGCGCCTGGTCGGACGTGGACCTGCTGCGCCTGCGGGTGACGGCGCTCACCGGAGCCGGTTCGGGGGCGGGCCCCGGCGCGGGCTCGGGTTCGACGCGTACGGCGGTGCTGCTGCTCGGTGTGCTGGCCGCGTCCTTCGCCGCCGCGCTGGTGGCCGACGCGCTCGGCGGGCCGTACGAACAGGCGTTGCTCGGCAGCTGGCCCCGCCTCCTGAGCCGGCCCGCCGCCGCGCTCACCGGGCGGCGGCGCAGAATCTGGCAGGAACGGGACGACGCCTGCCGCCGGGCCGTGGCGCAGGACACGGAGGGGGCCGCCGAACGTGCCGCCCGGCTGGGCGCGTTGGAGGTGCTGAGAAACCAAGTGGCCCTGACCCGGCCGGAATGCCCGACCTGGATCGGGGACCGGCTGCGCGCCCCCGCCGTGCGCATCCGGCTGGAGTACCGCCTGGAGCTGTCCGACGCGTGGCCCCGGCTGTGGCTGGTGCTCCCCGACTCCACGCGTCAGCCGCTGGCCGAGGCCAGGCAGCGGCTGGACGAGGCGATGCGCCTCGGCGGCTGGGCGGTCCTGTATCTCCTGCTGGGCGCGGTGTGGTGGCCGAGCGCCGTGGCCGGGGCGGGGGCGGCGCTGGTGGCCTGGCGGCGGGGCCGGGACCGGGCCGAGGAGTACGCCGAGCTCGTCGAGTCGGCGGTCGATGTCCATCTCCAGGAGCTGTTCGAACGGTTCGACGAGGAGGCCCGCCCGGTCCGGGCGAGCCTGGGCCCCGCCGTCACCGAACGGTTCCGCAAGGGCGCGGGGCCACGACGCCCGTGACACGCGGGACCACGACGCCCGTGACAGCCGAACGCGGGAGCGGAGGACCCCTGCCGCCCGGACACGGGAGCGACGCACAGGACACCCGGGCACCGGACCACGGCGCCCACACCACGGGACCGGACGCGAGAACGGGGTGCACGAGATGACCGAGCCACAGCAGTTGCCCGGGGAGGACCGGCCGGCGGAGCGGGAACGGCTGCTACGGGCGGTACGGGGGCGCCTGGACGCGCTGGGCGGACCGACGGGCAACGGCCATCTGCACACCGCGGAGGCACGCCAGGAGACCGACCGTCTGCTGCGCCACCTCGTGGCTCCCCACCCGGCCACGGGCGGCGGCCACGCACTCGACGCCGAAGTGGCGTACGTACTCGGAGTGATGTATCTGTTCGTCGCGGACGACCGGCCCGACGCCCCCACCGCCGCACAGGACGGCCAGTGCGCCCTCCTGCTGCTCGCCCCCTTCTACTGCCACCTGCCGGACCAGCCGGATGTCCTGCCCCCTCCCCTGCGCGCCGGACTCGACCAGCTCCTCGGCGCCGAGGGCCGACGGCCCGACGCCCCCGAGGAGATCGTCCAGGAGCACGCCGCGTCCCTCGCCAACCTGGCGATGCTGCTGCTGGAACTGGGCATCACCCTGGC from Streptomyces avermitilis MA-4680 = NBRC 14893 includes the following:
- a CDS encoding right-handed parallel beta-helix repeat-containing protein gives rise to the protein MDVRHDTGSGDDAAPTDGTPLPAPRRPVRRPAAARTTFHRDRRTVRKRLWAASGAGVGAVVCWVSADAVHAVRAPVPVVAECVLGGAVLAVVCVRLLLTSLWPVALTVDIDGIEWHGPLRRLRWSWPELDWLCVVPAVDRRILRTGHRFPEQLLLRTTPPATAPATAPTTPPTPSPLTAPATAPGPRRRITGPAGLLLRTVELTPRWDAGWRCVSVDLRPLAVEPRELDLALDTHAGPRWRRTGLPPATTSAVATGSEYRIPGRLRSPLTRRAAGYGGRLSVAVWLACCYGYLRFAATRPGPGLHWAYLGAGLAAPAVVLPALLALDHLLARRCALHLDAGGLRLHAGGTDRALPWSAVESLEIGSAPEGARGRQHRWALLARPLVPEPGAAPPRDCFRAAPDGTLRIVPVLAGVPGEALGLAVHPGQLAHALHTFGVRVAGPARDGDGAQRWSAPALDAAVPPADPPSAPPSGTRSAAPGELRVLRVSPTGDSGHRTIAAALRAHTGPGPLRVMVEPGRYPEPLSLKGEVELCAARGPGTVVVEPAVAGANVLDVTGSAVVTGLAVVGRGTATVAVFGRLLLRDCRLEGRDGAAALTASAGSEITVMGGELAVGKATLQGARAVLRGTRFQAAGEDALVVSQGAHAEVTDCVFADGRGSAVHVSGAGTRARLRTCEFSGFGGHGVLVEQQAEAEVRDCLLRDLSGTALGFRDQGHGTVVGTRVRGADAGAVVSGGADPTLRDCSFHGCRAVGVRVTEEAVCGIEDCSFEHLSNAALSVDQKARLRVNGCRIVDARHGVVVEKGHASLERVEARALTGSVVRLCQDGTFEAAELRADDCKYGLHASGSGSSGELTGAELCGMRDCALVLTGSARVVARNLRISEPVSDGLFARDTSYLTVRQCTVERAARYGAHILDSAVLVADQLTVTDSGAHGILAENSSQFDIRDSSCTGSDGDGLRTRSDVSGRITDSRITGSRGEAVAGDGSVRLDAVTTRDAPPPAGQPAAGLGPQAELDALIGLTEAKRQVRTQVDLLRLARLRRDAGLSEPPGGRHLVFSGPPGTGKTTVARLYGRILAELGVLSDGRLVEVHRSDLVGQYLGSTALKTRAVFDSARGGVLFIDEAYSLARRFGVNHDLGQEAIDELTKLMEDHREDVVVIAAGYPVEMEGFLEANPGLASRFSRIVTFSPYSPGELVRIVRHLADRHGFELDPDVEPRLLARFRGRASTGSPSNGRDARTLFETMIEHMAGRLSDIDRPTHQELLTLRPDDIPEP